Part of the Jatrophihabitans sp. genome, GCGCTCGGGCCCGGGCCGGGTGCGGTTGAGCGCCGAGGACTTCGAGGTGGTCGAGACCGAGCGCCGATCCTCGGCCGCGGTGGCGTTGCTGGTGGACATGTCGTACTCGATGGAGCTGCGCGGCACCTGGGGCGAGGCCAAGACCACCGCCCTGGCTCTGCACGCGCTGGTCAGCACGAAGTACCCGCAGGACGCCATCGAGATCATCGGATTCTCTGACTACGCCCGCACCATGACCCCCCGCGACCTGGTCAATCACGACTGGGAGCGGGTCTATGGCACCAACCTGCAGCACGCGCTGATGCTGGCTCGCCGGCACCTGGACAAGCATCGTGAGGCTGAGCCGGTGATCCTGGTGATCACTGACGGCGAGCCCACCGCGCACCTGGCCGCCGACGGCTACTCCGATTTCTGCTGGCCGCCGTCGAGTGACACCATCGCCGCGACCGTGGCCGAGGTCCAGCGCTGCACCAGGCGCGGCGCCACCATCAACATCTTCATGCTCGATGACGAGCCCCGGCTGGTCGACTTCATGCAAGAAGTGGGCCGCCGCAACGGCGGACGGGTCTTCCTGCCGAAGTCCGGCGCGCTCGGCGAGTACGTAGTGGCCGACTATCTCAAGGCGCGCAACGGACGGCGCCGGGCCGGTTGAAACGTGGTGTCTCGGCATCGCCGAGCCACCACCGTTTCAGCGAGCGTTCTTTGCCGGAGCCTTGCGGGCGGTGGTCTTCTTCGCCGGAGCGGCCTTAGCGGTGCTCTTGGCCGCGGTCGTCTTGGCCGCGCTGGTCTTGGCCGGAGCGGCCTTGGTCGCCGTGGACTTGGCCGCCGTGGACTTGGCGGCGGTCTTGGCCGGCGCCTTGGTGGCCAGGGTCTTGGCCGCGGTCGTCTTGGCCGCGCTGGTCTTGGCCGGAGCCTTGGTGGCCAGGGTCTTGGCCGCGGTGGTCTTGGCCGTGGACTTGGCCGCCGTGGACTTGGCCGCGGTGGTCTTGGCAGCGGTGCTCTTGACAGTGGCGCCCGCCTTGGTCGCCGTGGCCCTGGCCGGCTTCACCGGAGTCGCCTTGGCCGCGCCGGACTTGGCGGCGGACTTGACGGCCGGTGCGACCTTGGCGGCGACCTTCTTGGCCGGAGCCTTGGCCACCTTGCGGCGACCGGCGATGATCTCCTTGAATTCGGTACCCGGGCGGAAGGCTGGAACCGAGGTCTTCTTGACCCGAACCTTGGCCCCGGTGGCCGGGTTACGCCCGATCCGGGCCGCCCGGTCACGCTTCTCGAAAGCGCCGAAACCGGTGAGGATCACCTTCTCGCCCTTGACGACGTTGGCATAGACCTCGTCGGTGATCGCATCCAGAATGGCTGCGGTGGACTTGTGGTCTGCATTCAGTCGAGCCGCGACGGCGTCGATGAATTGGGTCTTGTTCAAGCTCGTCCCTCCCAATGTGTTGTCATTCCAGCGGAAAGTGTGACACCAATTGATCATCAATGTGAAATCTTGGCTCGATTCGTTCTCGCGAGTCTTTTCCGGCCCTCGACGGCCCCTGCTACGCTCAGCGGCGATTTACCATGTGGAATAGGCATATTCATCGCCTGACAGCTAACCTGACCTGGTGAAAACATCTTTGTCGGTTCGGCGGATTCAGGCCACTGAAAGCAGTGAGTTGCGCCGATCGGTGCTGCGGCCGGGCTGGTCACAGGGTGCGGAGATGCCCGGTGAGGACCAACCCGGGGTCGTGCACCTTGGCGCCTATGACGGAGAAGAGCTTCTCAGCGCTTGCCTGATCTTTCCCGAACCGTGTCCCTGGCTACCCGGTGAGCACGCCTGGCGGCTGCGCGGGATGGCCACCGATCCACAGCGGCGGGGCACCGGTGCGGGTACCGCCATCGTGCGTGAGGCGAGCCGAATCGCCATCGCCGACGGGGCCACCGTTCTGTGGTGCCTGGCCCGCGAGACAGCGGTCGGTTTTTATCGCCGCCATGGTTGGACAACTTTCCAAACAGTGTTCGACACCGACCTGGGACCGCACCAGCGAATGTGGCTGCGACTGGGTCCGACAAGCGATCCGACGCCCTGATCACAGACCGCGCAACCGGCGGGCGCCGACGTCGTTTC contains:
- a CDS encoding HU family DNA-binding protein → MNKTQFIDAVAARLNADHKSTAAILDAITDEVYANVVKGEKVILTGFGAFEKRDRAARIGRNPATGAKVRVKKTSVPAFRPGTEFKEIIAGRRKVAKAPAKKVAAKVAPAVKSAAKSGAAKATPVKPARATATKAGATVKSTAAKTTAAKSTAAKSTAKTTAAKTLATKAPAKTSAAKTTAAKTLATKAPAKTAAKSTAAKSTATKAAPAKTSAAKTTAAKSTAKAAPAKKTTARKAPAKNAR
- a CDS encoding GNAT family N-acetyltransferase → MPGEDQPGVVHLGAYDGEELLSACLIFPEPCPWLPGEHAWRLRGMATDPQRRGTGAGTAIVREASRIAIADGATVLWCLARETAVGFYRRHGWTTFQTVFDTDLGPHQRMWLRLGPTSDPTP